From Sphingobacterium sp. lm-10, the proteins below share one genomic window:
- a CDS encoding AIR synthase-related protein: MSDLKYNQRGVSAGKEDVHNAIKNIDKGLYPQAFCKIIPDILGGDADWCNIMHADGAGTKSSLAYVYWKETGDASVWRGIAQDAIIMNLDDLLCVGATDNILLSSTIGRNKNLIPGEVIAEIINGTEEILAELRDMGIGIYSTGGETADVGDIVRTIIVDSTVTCRMKRSDVISNHTIQAGDVIVGLASYGKASYESVYNGGMGSNGLTSARHDVFNKAIAEKYAESFDPAVPYDLVFSGSRSLTEKIAIGDGQEVTAGQLVLSPTRTYAPVIKKILDQYRGQIHGMVHCSGGAQTKVLHFVDQVHVIKDNLFPIPPLFELIQKESGTDWQEMYKVFNMGHRMELYVPEELAADIIALSQSFDIDAQIIGRVEASDKKQVTIQSPYGEFVYH; encoded by the coding sequence ATGTCAGACTTAAAATACAATCAACGTGGTGTCTCGGCCGGAAAAGAGGACGTACACAATGCGATCAAAAACATTGATAAAGGACTCTATCCACAGGCTTTCTGCAAAATCATTCCTGATATTTTAGGAGGTGATGCAGATTGGTGCAATATCATGCATGCTGATGGTGCGGGCACTAAATCTTCGTTGGCGTATGTATACTGGAAAGAAACTGGCGATGCTTCGGTATGGCGCGGTATTGCCCAAGACGCGATTATCATGAATTTGGATGATCTGTTATGCGTTGGTGCCACGGACAATATCTTGCTTTCATCCACCATTGGTCGTAATAAAAACCTGATTCCGGGTGAGGTGATCGCGGAGATTATTAACGGTACAGAAGAGATTCTGGCTGAATTACGCGATATGGGCATTGGCATTTATTCTACCGGTGGCGAAACGGCTGATGTGGGCGACATCGTGCGCACGATCATCGTGGATAGCACGGTGACTTGCCGGATGAAACGTTCGGATGTGATCTCCAATCATACGATCCAAGCGGGTGATGTGATCGTTGGTTTGGCTTCTTACGGAAAAGCGAGCTACGAATCGGTGTATAATGGTGGAATGGGATCCAATGGATTGACTTCTGCACGACATGATGTGTTTAACAAAGCGATTGCAGAGAAATATGCAGAGAGCTTTGACCCGGCTGTACCCTATGATTTAGTATTTAGTGGTAGCCGCTCGCTCACCGAAAAAATTGCTATCGGCGATGGTCAGGAAGTAACGGCAGGACAGCTCGTATTATCGCCAACGCGTACTTACGCACCGGTGATTAAAAAAATACTGGATCAATATCGTGGGCAAATCCATGGTATGGTACACTGTTCTGGAGGTGCGCAAACTAAGGTATTACATTTTGTGGATCAGGTACACGTTATCAAAGACAACTTGTTCCCCATTCCGCCACTGTTTGAGCTGATTCAAAAAGAATCAGGTACCGATTGGCAAGAGATGTACAAAGTCTTCAACATGGGCCACCGCATGGAATTGTATGTGCCCGAAGAGCTTGCTGCAGATATTATTGCCTTATCACAGTCTTTTGATATCGACGCACAGATTATTGGACGCGTAGAAGCATCAGACAAAAAACAAGTAACTATTCAATCGCCGTATGGCGAATTCGTATACCATTAA
- the purN gene encoding phosphoribosylglycinamide formyltransferase, producing MKKRIAIFASGSGSNAQKIMEHFKYADLAEVAIVLSNNPDAYVLQRADNFEIPSHIFDKKAFYDTNEVVDLLKRLEVDLVVLAGFLLLVPENLLQAFPNKIINIHPALLPKFGGKGMYGDRVHKAVLAAGEKEHGITIHFVNEHFDEGEVIYQGKFAVENNDTLEVIKFKGQQLEHLHYPKVIENLLKKYN from the coding sequence GTGAAAAAACGTATCGCTATCTTTGCTTCAGGATCAGGTTCCAATGCGCAGAAAATCATGGAACATTTTAAATATGCTGACCTCGCCGAGGTGGCCATTGTGTTAAGTAACAACCCTGATGCTTACGTATTGCAACGTGCCGATAACTTTGAAATCCCTTCCCACATTTTTGATAAAAAAGCATTTTACGACACCAATGAGGTGGTCGATTTACTCAAGCGTCTTGAGGTTGATCTGGTTGTGTTGGCGGGCTTTCTTTTGTTGGTTCCCGAGAATTTATTACAGGCTTTCCCCAATAAGATTATCAACATCCACCCTGCCTTATTACCCAAGTTTGGCGGAAAGGGAATGTATGGCGATCGTGTACATAAAGCAGTATTGGCTGCTGGCGAAAAGGAACACGGCATTACGATCCACTTCGTGAATGAGCATTTTGATGAAGGCGAAGTGATCTACCAAGGCAAGTTTGCCGTTGAGAACAACGATACGTTAGAAGTGATTAAGTTTAAAGGACAGCAGCTGGAGCACCTCCACTATCCGAAGGTAATCGAAAACTTGCTCAAGAAATACAACTAA
- the purH gene encoding bifunctional phosphoribosylaminoimidazolecarboxamide formyltransferase/IMP cyclohydrolase, which produces MNHAVKIKNALVSVYYKDGLAPLIELLNKYGVTFYSTGGTESFIQDLGIGVERVEDLTSYPSILGGRVKTLHPKVFGGILSRRPLESDKEQLAQYEIPEIDLVIVDLYPFEETLASGASEEDIIEKIDIGGISLIRAAAKNFNDVVIISSKNDYKELEEILAAQAGVTTLEQRKSFAKRAFNTSSHYDTAIFNYFNQEDPLPVFKQSAQQSQVLRYGENPHQQGVFYGDLEKMFDKLNGKELSYNNLVDVDAAVAIIDEFEDPTFAILKHTNACGVASRPAVLDAWTAALACDPVSAFGGVLITNATIDAATATEINKLFFEVLIAPAYDQDALEVLTAKKNRIILKRNTVKLPQQQFKTLLNGVILQDKDNTVEGPDLMTTVTETQPTEAQLADLYFANKIVKHTKSNTIVFAKDNTLIASGVGQTSRVDALKQAIEKAKSFGFDIKDSAMASDAFFPFPDCVEIAGEHGVAAVLQPGGSIKDQLSVDMANEKGIAMVITGVRHFKH; this is translated from the coding sequence ATGAACCACGCCGTAAAGATTAAAAATGCATTGGTTTCCGTTTATTACAAAGACGGATTGGCCCCTCTTATTGAGTTATTAAACAAATATGGAGTTACCTTCTATTCTACAGGTGGTACAGAATCCTTTATACAGGATTTAGGTATTGGCGTAGAGCGCGTAGAAGATCTTACCTCCTATCCATCTATTCTAGGTGGCCGGGTAAAAACCTTGCATCCTAAAGTATTCGGCGGAATTCTTTCTCGCCGCCCATTGGAAAGTGATAAAGAGCAGTTGGCACAATACGAAATCCCAGAAATCGACTTGGTCATTGTAGACTTATATCCATTCGAGGAAACGCTTGCTTCTGGCGCTTCAGAAGAAGATATTATCGAAAAAATTGATATTGGTGGCATTTCTTTAATCCGTGCTGCTGCAAAAAATTTCAACGATGTCGTGATTATTTCGTCGAAGAATGATTACAAAGAGCTGGAGGAAATCTTAGCAGCACAAGCTGGCGTAACCACGCTTGAACAACGTAAGTCGTTTGCTAAGCGCGCTTTTAACACCTCATCTCACTACGACACGGCGATTTTCAACTATTTCAATCAAGAAGATCCGCTACCGGTATTCAAACAATCCGCTCAGCAAAGTCAAGTATTGCGCTACGGAGAGAACCCACACCAGCAAGGCGTATTCTACGGTGATCTGGAGAAAATGTTCGACAAACTAAACGGCAAAGAGCTTTCTTATAACAATTTAGTGGATGTAGATGCCGCAGTGGCTATTATCGACGAATTTGAAGACCCTACCTTTGCCATCTTAAAGCATACAAACGCCTGTGGCGTAGCTTCCCGTCCTGCTGTACTAGACGCTTGGACAGCAGCACTTGCTTGTGATCCGGTATCTGCTTTTGGCGGGGTATTGATTACCAATGCAACAATTGACGCAGCGACCGCAACGGAAATCAACAAATTATTTTTTGAGGTCTTGATCGCTCCGGCGTATGATCAAGATGCCTTGGAAGTATTGACAGCGAAGAAAAACCGCATCATTCTAAAACGTAACACGGTGAAGTTGCCCCAGCAACAATTCAAAACATTGTTGAACGGCGTGATCTTGCAGGATAAGGACAACACGGTAGAAGGACCTGATTTGATGACGACCGTAACGGAGACACAGCCTACGGAAGCACAATTAGCGGATCTCTACTTCGCGAATAAGATCGTGAAGCACACCAAATCCAACACCATTGTCTTTGCAAAAGATAATACCCTTATCGCTTCTGGTGTGGGACAAACGTCTCGCGTTGATGCCTTGAAACAGGCGATCGAAAAAGCAAAATCATTTGGGTTTGACATTAAAGACAGCGCGATGGCATCCGATGCTTTCTTCCCATTCCCAGACTGTGTGGAGATTGCCGGTGAGCATGGCGTAGCCGCTGTGTTGCAACCAGGTGGATCTATCAAAGATCAACTTTCGGTAGATATGGCCAATGAAAAAGGTATCGCCATGGTGATTACGGGTGTGCGTCACTTCAAACACTAA